The Pseudanabaena yagii GIHE-NHR1 genome segment TAATGCACCATCAAATTTCTGATCGAGAACTAAATGAGTAGATGCTTTCTGATTAGTAGTGAGATGTTGATATTGTTGCTGACTCCTCGCTACGATATATATAGAATCAGCTACTTGCAAGGCAATACGAATAGTTCGTGATAGGAGCGTTTCTCCATTAATTTCTAATAACGCTTTATCGCTTCCCATCCGCAAACTTTTACCCCCCGAAAGTGCGATCGCTATAATCTTCATAGTGCCACTCTCTATAAAATTTTACTGTGGTTGAGTAGAAGAAATTTGCCATTGCTCTAAAGATTCATTCCATATCAAGCTCATTCTTAATGTTTCAGGAATAATGACTTTATTTTTGTTCTTATCTATTTTTTGATAAGTAATATCAACATCGATAATTGCTGAATCTCCTTTGATTTCCACCAAACGCGATCCAGTTACAGAAACCTGATCGATAGTATTCCAAAAATCATTAAAAACACTACGTCCCTTTGCTCGATCAGTTTGGAAGCTTTGGGTAAGATTTTTCCATGCTGTGTCATATTGGCGAGAGTTGACCAGACTATAATAGTTCTTGACAAATTGTGTAGGAGAAGGTTTTTCTTTTTGAGTTGGAGTTGGTGAAGGTGTGGGAGTTACCGAAGGAGAAGCAGAAGGAGAAGTGGATACTTGTAACTGCTCACCAGTAATACGATTAACAGGATCTTTGGCATTTAGACTTGCAAAGGCACAATAGGCATCAGGAACTTTCTTCACGTAAGTTTTGAGATTAGTCGTACAACTATTAGCATCAGCAAAGGGAATTGCATAGACCTGATAATATTTACTATTGCCAAGATTCGGATAGTCAGGTATCCAAAAAGCCCCTGCTTCTTTAAATCCATCATTGACAAGAGCTTGCACCCTCAAGTTGGCATAGTTCTTATCATCAAAAGCAGAATCTGCAAGAAAATAGAAGGTTTTCTTATCGACTGATTTATTAAATGGAGAGATTTTATTCCAGAAGGCGACGATGCCACCATTTTGAGAAACGACAACACCTAAGGCGATCGCTGCACCAATTGCACCGCCAACAATCATCGTTGCTACGGCTTGACCAAAGATTTTTTTCTTAGGATCATTTTGGGGCTGATAGACATAGATATCAGGTTGATTTTGAATCGCAGGTGGGGCATAGCCTCTTGGCGTTACCGCTACTGTCTGCATATTAGACATAGCGGGCTGGACGGGAGCCTTGACTACATTTACTGGATTTGGGGATTGACCAACTTGCAAAGCATTCAACATTTCTCGCGCCGAACTGTAGCGATCGCGAGGATCAAACTGGAGCGACTTCGTGAATATAGCTCTTAAATCAGAGCTAATACCAGTAACTTGGTTTTGCCAAAGCACTTCACCAGTTTGGGGATCAGTACCCAATTCCTGTGGATATTTGCCCGTCAGCGCAAAGATCGCAGTTAAGGCGAGACTATAGAGATCGCTAGCAAAAAATGGTCTACCTGCCGCCTGCTCTGAAGCCATAAATCCGGGTGTCCCGATCACAATCGAATGAGCCTGTTGAGCAGAACTGCGGATTGTACTTACATTTAAAGTCTCTTTGACTGCGCCAAAATCAATCAGTACAGGTTCACCAGATCGCAAAATAATATTATCGGGCTTAATATCACGATGAATAATGCCCCGTTCATGAACATAGATCAGCGTTTGAAGAATGCTACTCATTAAGTATCGAACAGCATCTTCATTCCATTTACCATTCCTTTCTATAGTTTCCGTTAAAGTTAAACCATCAATCCATTCTTGGACTAAATAGAACAATCCATTTTCTACAAAATTAGCATAGAGTTTAGGAATGTAGCGACTTTCCTCCCCTAAGGTTTCGAGCACCACTGCTTCACGATGAAATCGTTGCTGTAATAATTCATACATTTGAGGATTATCCGCAACGGGCTTGAGTTGCTTGATCACACAACGACGATTAGAGGGCATTTTGGTATCTTCAGCCAAATAGGTCTCACCAAAGCCACCACTACTGAGGACGCTAGTGACGCGATAGCGGTTATCTAAAAGGTTTGACATCATGGAGTTAATTAATCGCCTATTCATCGCCTATTCATCATTATTAGGGATCGTACAGCATATCGAGACTATAAAGTAACTCAGTATGGTTATTTGTGTCGCCTGCTTGAAGGCACAAATAACTACGCTGAGCTAAGTACTTCAGCGTAGTTGTTAACCAAGCCAAAATTGCTGCGACGCATGCCTAGCGTGCGTCGCAGCAATTTTGGCTTTAGGTTTCACTTATGCCTAACTACCTAATTGATTGACAAGTAATTAGTTCCAAATGTTGCTTAATTTCCTGCTTAAGTTTATGAAAGTCTGATTTTTGGAAGGTTAACACATCGTCAACGGAGTACACTTCTACAATACTTTCTCTACCTTTAGTATGGAAATCACCAAGTCTTACAGGCTTCCAGCGATCGCTTAATCCTGCGCGTACGGAGGCTGAAAACACGAGAAATCGATTGAGCTGTCTAGTCAGAGATTCTATTCTAGCGGCAACATTTACCGCATCGCCAATTACTGTATATTCTTTCTTAGTTTGCGAACCGATATTTCCTTCTAAAACAATCCCTTTCGATAAACCAATGCCAATATAAAGCACACGCAATGGACTGTTTGCAGGAGCTTGATTGCGTAAAACCTCTAGTTCTGCCAGAATATCAAGGCTTGCTTGCAAGGCGGCATCGGCGCGATCACCATTAAAATAAGCCATCACACAATCACCAATAAATTTCGTGACTTCTCCTCCTCTTGCGGTAATTGCATTTGTACAAATGGTAAAAAAGTGATTGAGCAAATCTACTACTTCTGCAACCTGTAATTTTTCAGTAATACTAGAGAAGGAAATTACATCACTAAATAGAACTATTTTTTCGGTATATTGAGGCTTCAGTGTCAGGGGATTAATGCCATGCTCGATCGCCTGTAGCACTCCTGACTGCGTATAGCTGGCTAAAATCGTTTGAGATTCGCCTAAAGTTTGCAATAAAATCTTGATTGGTTGCATCAAAATATCATTATTTTCATCAAGCGAAATTACTTCCATCGACCATTCAGGAAAGCGACGATCAGTAATATTTAGCTCTGTTTTGAGACATAAAATTTGATTGTGGCGATCGTCTTTCAAGATCTTTTCGTAGAGACGATCAATCCTATCTTCTTCCCCTTCTAAAATCTGAAAGAAAATCCCATTGCAACTCAGTAAAACCCCTGTAATTCCTTCACGAGAATTATTCGTCTGCGAAATACTACCAATGCTCTCTATTTCTTTTTTGGTAAGTGATCGCGAGAAGCTACTAATATAAGTTAGCCTTTTCATAAAATTGAGAATTGATTTACACGAAAGAATCCGATCTGAGACATATTAGCGATTAGTTGTAGCGCTTGGCACTCAAGCCCAAAGCAATAGATACAAGTATGAGTTGCCAATACCTTCAAAAAACCTATTGTGGTTAATTGGATCAAAAATTGCTGTAAAAGCGAAAAAGCCTAAGCTTCTTTACTACTTGTAACGCAAATAAGGAAAGAAGGGTTATAAGCAATACGGCGTATGTTTCTTCACATCTTCTATAGTAACGCTTCTGAGCGTATATAGCGTTTCCCAGTCTAGTGGTATGGATTTGTTTCCCGCCTTTGGTGAGGCAATAAACCTTTATCTTCTGGGCTTTATGTCTAGCGATCGTACAGCTTAAATAGTGTTTTGCGTTGTTTGTAAGATACTAGGGTTTGCTTCCCTATGAGTTCAAGCTGCTCATTAATCTCTTGTTTGAGATGGTGAAAATCTGATTTTTGAGATGCCAAGGGATCGTCAATCGAGTATACCTCCACGATCGCTTCTCTTCCTTTAGCATAGAAATCACCCATTTTTAACAATTTCCAGCGATCGCTAAGTCCCTCTCTTACGGCTGCCGAAAACACTAAAAATCTATTTAACTTTCTAGTTAGCGATTCGATTCTTGCCGCAACATTAACAGCATCACCGATGATTGCATACTCTTTTTTGGTTTGAGAACCTATATTTCCTTCTAAAACTGTTCCTTTAGATAGACCAATCCCCACATAGAGAACTCGCAACGGACTATTAACAGGGGAGCGATCGCGTAAAATCTCTAACTCTGAAAGAATGTCCAGACTTGCTTGTAAAGCTTCATTGGCGCGATCACCATCGAAATATG includes the following:
- a CDS encoding serine/threonine protein kinase encodes the protein MNRRLINSMMSNLLDNRYRVTSVLSSGGFGETYLAEDTKMPSNRRCVIKQLKPVADNPQMYELLQQRFHREAVVLETLGEESRYIPKLYANFVENGLFYLVQEWIDGLTLTETIERNGKWNEDAVRYLMSSILQTLIYVHERGIIHRDIKPDNIILRSGEPVLIDFGAVKETLNVSTIRSSAQQAHSIVIGTPGFMASEQAAGRPFFASDLYSLALTAIFALTGKYPQELGTDPQTGEVLWQNQVTGISSDLRAIFTKSLQFDPRDRYSSAREMLNALQVGQSPNPVNVVKAPVQPAMSNMQTVAVTPRGYAPPAIQNQPDIYVYQPQNDPKKKIFGQAVATMIVGGAIGAAIALGVVVSQNGGIVAFWNKISPFNKSVDKKTFYFLADSAFDDKNYANLRVQALVNDGFKEAGAFWIPDYPNLGNSKYYQVYAIPFADANSCTTNLKTYVKKVPDAYCAFASLNAKDPVNRITGEQLQVSTSPSASPSVTPTPSPTPTQKEKPSPTQFVKNYYSLVNSRQYDTAWKNLTQSFQTDRAKGRSVFNDFWNTIDQVSVTGSRLVEIKGDSAIIDVDITYQKIDKNKNKVIIPETLRMSLIWNESLEQWQISSTQPQ
- a CDS encoding BLUF domain-containing protein; translated protein: MKRLTYISSFSRSLTKKEIESIGSISQTNNSREGITGVLLSCNGIFFQILEGEEDRIDRLYEKILKDDRHNQILCLKTELNITDRRFPEWSMEVISLDENNDILMQPIKILLQTLGESQTILASYTQSGVLQAIEHGINPLTLKPQYTEKIVLFSDVISFSSITEKLQVAEVVDLLNHFFTICTNAITARGGEVTKFIGDCVMAYFNGDRADAALQASLDILAELEVLRNQAPANSPLRVLYIGIGLSKGIVLEGNIGSQTKKEYTVIGDAVNVAARIESLTRQLNRFLVFSASVRAGLSDRWKPVRLGDFHTKGRESIVEVYSVDDVLTFQKSDFHKLKQEIKQHLELITCQSIR